In Planococcus versutus, the DNA window CTAACTGGTATGTTGGTTTAACTAACGTTGTGATTAAGAAAGTTTAAATGACCATTTCTAGACTATTTTTGCAACTTGTTTGAGCTTTGAAGGGAAACTAAAACGAATGAGGGGCGTGTGAATGGAATGGTCTATCTAGGTGATAAGCCACTACTAGTAGGAAAGACAGTTATTCTTAGACCGTTTAAGGATGAGGACTTTCCTTTTATAGAGGAATGTTTAAAGGACCCAGAAGTATTAAAACTGACAGGGAGCGATTCGGATTTTAATCAGGAAGCAACTCTCCATTGGTACAATACAAGAAATAGACAAACGGATCGCTTGGATCTTGCTATTGTTGATCCATCCCAGGACTTCTTAGTAGGAGAAGTGGTGATCAATGCATACGATGAAAAAAATCATAGTATGAATTTCAGGATTCTCATTGGACCAAAAGGGAGAAATCAAGGGTTGGGAACGGAAGCGACTCGACTGACCATTGATTATGTATTTGAAAATACGACACTCAATCAACTAACTTTAAGCGTTTTTGACTTTAATCCAAGAGCCAGGCATGTATATGAAAAGGTTGGCTTTGTACCATCGAGCATTGATAAAAACGATCTGGAGTTCCAAGGAGAATGGATTGACTCTATTAATATGAAGTTAACAAGAGAGAATTGGCTCAACAGAACAAAGTGATAACATATTAGCAAAAACTAATTCACTACTCAAGATCTGAAGGAGACGAAAAAATGACAGTATTCCCCAACGATGAAGATGGACAAGTATTAAAAATGTTATCTAAACAAGGCGTTGACTTTACAGAACCACAAAATGTTGATTTTGTGATTGCAGTTCCAGCTAAAAAGAACGATAAAGCAATTTTAGAAACTTTAAGAAGTGAAGGATTTAATTGTGAATTAGAACAAGATGAGGAAACTGAAGAATGGACTTGTTATTGTTTTATAACGATGCTTTTAAAATACAAAGAGATAGTAGATATACAAAAACGACTTGACGAATTAAGTAAACCTCATGATGGTTATACAGAGGGATGGGGACTCATGGTTAACTAAACGGCTGTTTAAAAAGAATCGTTGGATAGGTGTGAGCCCTTAAAGCTAGATTTTTAGTTTATGCAGCTAATTGGTTGGCATGAGCCCGTTATTTTACTAGGCTCATACTGGCCAATTTTTTTTGATGCTCTCGTTGTTCCAGTAGAAAATAATATTAGTATCGACAATCCTCTGTTTTTATAATCAAGTGATGTCTATGGGGAGCATTCAGAAAACAAATTGTGATTTGGTGGCATGCTAGTTTAACGAATTTAATTGCTGTTGACATTTCCACCTCTTTTTCATTTATAAAAAAAGACGCGAGAATAAATTTCTCGAATCCTTAATCGCATCCTCTCGTTGATAAATCTATGCTATCTTTTGCCTTCCTCGACATTAGAAATGATTTCATACAATTCTTCTACAAGTTTGTCTCTGATAATTGGCTTCATTGCTGAATCAAGTTCCTTTTTGCTCTTATAGGTCTCTTTATATTTATAGTCATACAACAGAGCTACTATTTTTAGTCTCGGAGAATGAAATTGCATCCCTGTATCTTTGAAGTTTGGATAATCACGATAAAACCGTTCATTATCTTCCTTTCGCCACTCTTTCTGACTGATTTTCAATTGCTTTTGTCGTTCTATATATTCTTGTTCTAATCGTTTCTCTTTATCTATTATGCTTTGTTTAAATTCTTCTCTTCTTCTCTCTTTTTCTTCATGGTATTCAAGTGGCGTATTGGGATAGATTCTGCCGATTTTCTTTTCCATCTTATTTAGTATATTTACTGCCTCCTCAGGTATTAAAAAAGACTTATGGTAACAGTTTTTCATCCACTCAAGTTTAGGTATTTTTTCATCAATAAACCATTCTTCAATCATTGGTTTTAAAAAAAGATCGTATCCTAGATAACCATATTCTTGAGATGTTTCCTGTGTGATCAAAGCGTGTAAAATATTATGTTCTATCAAATCACAATAAACTAATCTTTCTTTCTTCTGAAATTCAAAAGAAAGTTGATTCTCTTCAATAAAAAATTGATTTGATAGATTCAAATAGGCGTTCTCATCAATATGGTGACAGTACAAACCTTCACTAGTTCTTGAATATTTTCCTTTTGTAATCCTTTTAATTTCACCATTCATGAAACGCTGATATGACTTTTCTCTAAAAAAATCATCTTGGGCAGAACCATATTTCTGAAGTAAAAATAGAATCACTTCGGCATAAGTTTTCGACAATAGATCCTCATACTCTTTATAAATACCCATTTATAGCTCCCCCTTTTTTCTATTATATAACAACACTAGATCAAATAAACTTTTACATTTTTCAATTCGATAAGTAACAGAGTTGGGTAGTAGAGCTGCTACTTTGATGCTTATCTTTATGTCTCAAGAGTTGAGTGAAGGATAAGCAAGTACATATTAGTAAAGTCATTCCTCTACTGTCTTAACTCTTCAAGGATCATAGCCCAATCGGCTACTCTAGGAAAATTTTAAAAGCTACAGCAAATATTCTACCTTCTTTAATCCTCTCAAATAAACATCCAAAATATGGTACTATTCTAATAGTAGATATTACGTAGAAAGAGGTGGCAGATGGTGAAAAATATCCTTAAGTTAGGTATTATTTTTAGTATATTATTTTTAGTGGGATGTAACCAAGAAAGCAATGAACTAACAAAAGAGGAGCTCGAAACTATTTATCCAGAAGAAGTCCGAAAAGAATTGGAAAAAGTCAATAAAGCTGAAGAAACTGAGATAATTGAGGAAGACTCAACAAGTGATGAAACAGAAGTTACAGCTGAATCCTCTATTCAGAACAAAGAGTCAAATAGTGAAAAATTCGAAGCATTGCCAATGGATACACAAGTGGCTTTACTAACGCCATATTATGATGAGCGTGGAGAACCGCAACTTATCAGTGAAGGTATGTATTTTATCTTATACGGGCTAGATGAGAATTCCATCTTCATACAAGTTCATTCCGGTGCTGGGACTGGGCATCCTGTCTATATGATTGAACGAAAAGGTGATACATTTAATCTAGTAGATGGTGTAATCAATATGGGTATGTCTGGATACGAGCTAATTGATCCTCCTCAAGTTAGTGTTACCATTGATGAGTTAATGGCTGATTATGAAAATAACCCAGCTCTTTATGATGCATCAGCAGCGAATACGGATACTGATCAATTTGATTTAGACTCATTTAATCAAATGAAAGTGCTTGCTGAAGAAACAGCTAATAGTATTGAGACTGAGAACGCTACAGAAATCACAGAGTCTTCTCCTGACCAGGCCATGTTCGTTAATGGGGTATTATACTCAGGCGAAACCCTAGAAGAAATGTCTTCAGCAGAAGAATTACGAGCGCAAGGTTATGAGGTTCATGAATTAACCGCTGAAAAATTTGATAAGCTAAGACAAGATATGGATGAGTTTGGAATCACTAATGAGAACCTACATGAGTATTATCTCTCTAATTACTAGGAAAAATGTAAGTTCTTATTTTTTCTTTCCAAAACCCGAGAATCGATCGTAAAAAGTTGGGTGCAGATCTTTTTAATACTACGTATTGACTTCTATTTATTACTTGCTCAAAATCTAAATTAAAAGCATTTTTATTTACATTACTCAAAATTTGTAATACAATGTATTACAAAGAAGTATAGGAGGTTTTATTCGTGGCTACTATTTCCTTGCGTGTAGATGAACGTGACAGTAAATTGATTCGTGATTATGCCAAATTAAAAAAGACATCTGTTTCTGATTTAATGAGAAATGCCATCATTGAAAAGATTGAAGATGAAATCGATTTAGAGCATTTTGATCGTGTCCTGGCAAATGTGGAAAAAACCTATTCATTGGATGAAGTCAAAAAAGAGCTCGGTTTGTAATCCGATATGTATACTGTTCGATTCTCAGAAGTGGCATTGAAGAAATTAAAGAAAATGGATCGTTACCAGGCTTCCCTCTTGGTTGGCTGGATTGAAAAGAATCTGAACAACTGTGACGACCCCAGAACTCAAGGGAAAGCATTAGTTGCAAATCACAAGGGAAAATGGCGTTACCGAGTAGGAGACTATCGCATACTGGCTTTAATTGAAGATGAAAAAATCGTCATCACCATCATTGATGTTGGACATCGCAAAGATATTTACGAATAAGAAAACAGATACATTCTCAATTAAGAGACTGTATCTGTTTTTATTTGGTTTCGTTAGATATTACTATTGATTACTTTACTTTTTATTTCAGTCAATTCTCAGCATTAAATTGAGCGACATTAACCTCTTTGATAATACTATCGGATGATTCTAAACGTAGAATTCTTTATTTAGTGAGAGACGGTTCTATTTTGACAACCATCAGAGAAGTAAAAAGTCTATCTTGCCGCTGACTTCTTAAGGGAAGAGATATCTTTTCAATCGCATAAAATAGGGTTTAATATCTGGTGAAAGTCCGAATCGAATCACATTAGAGCCTTCTACATACTTAACGCTCTCTATCCAGTGAGTCATCATCCAATCCCCATGTTCACGTGGAATCTCCACTACTTTAGATAGCAATTCTTCTACAACACCTTTAAATATCACATTGCTGTCCAATCCTTCTAGCCCAAGCATTTCATAAAAGTTCTAGATAGGAAACTCATAACTTTTATCCTCTTCATCAGTTGAATTGACCATACTAGCCATTGTAAGAATAATCTTCTTTTCTATTTCAGTTAGTGGATCTTTTTCAAGTCTTTCAATCAAGTTTCTACCCGCGATTGTCATAGGATATTCCAAAATTAAAGCCCCCATTTATTTACTTATATTTTGCTGCTCTCTTTTCTCAACTGAGTACATCAAAACTAAATTAAGTATATATTTCGCATCTGAAAATTGAGCCACAAAGTACTTTAATTTTGAGTCACTTCTGAATGGCTATTTTCAAGCCACTTTTGCGTTTCTCTCGTTCGGTAAGAGGGTCTGATCATATTCACCACGTGCGATTTATGTGTCAGGCGATCCGTCAATGCTGCGGTCAGAATGGGATCATGAAATACTTCTTCCCATTTCGCAAACCACAGGTTGCTGGTGATAAATAGGTAAACAGTAACTCAGCGCCTTCTTTATCGAAAGAAATGTAGTCCAATTCATCGATGATGATGAGATCGTAATTTTCGAATCGCAATTCAAAAGAGCGCAGGGACTAATGTGTATAGTATCTACAATCCTCTATTATCTATATCAATATTTTAGAACGTGAAAAGCCACCCTCCAAAGAAGATGACTTTCCTTTTTTCCGACTCCTGTATCCTCGGATGTTCATATGCTTTCAACTTAGGCTCAATAAATAGAGTTAGTACTTAATTTTCGATTTCAAGAATAGCTTCGATTTCTTCTTGGACCTCTCGATTCACCAAACGAGAACGTTTTTTTCTCAATTCAAGATCCATTTCTTGGTCAATAAAGTCATTCGTATGTTTATCAAAACAATTAAAACAAATAGAATAAAAGTCTTTATTCTCTTTCTTTAAAAAATTAAATTCCCACGTTTCAAGTTCCAAATAACTTACTTGATTTTTCGTTTCTTTTCCACATATTTCGCAAGTTGTTTTCATTATAAAAATACCCTTTCATACATCTACCTTTTATTTTTTTCCTGACGCTCTTTGATTCTTTTTAAACGCCCATGATATTTTAATATATTCGCTTGTGATTGTTTGGCATCTTCGCTAGTAGGTTGCAAGTTGGCAATATCCCAATATTTTATAACGACATCTAATACTTGGTCAAAGTATTGCAGTGGTCCATAATTCGTATCTATGGCAATGGTTTTCATTCTATCCTTAAAGTCTGGCATAACGGCACCTGGCATAGAGAAATTAATAATTACTTTCTCAAAAAAAACAATGAAATTCGGATCAAGTTCAAGATGGGCTTTCACTGTGTCGCGATAGAATGCATAATGAAGTGCTTCGTCTTTCGCTACACGTCGAAGTAATGTTGCTAAATCTTTGTCGTAAAGACCCGCTACCTTAGCTACATTGTTATAAAAAACGAGTGTAGCTAACTCTTGCAAAGTAGTATAGGCCATTGTTGCTAGAGGATTTGTGAAGTCTGGAAACCAACCACTTTCAACTACTCGTTTTCTTAATGCATGCAATCTTACGGGATCTACGTTTCGTGTCACCAATAAATACGTTTCCAGTAAGTTAGAGTGCTGGTCTTCTTCAGCCGTCCAAGTGCGTACGAAATCATTTATGACTTCCATTGAATTTTTAAATGTATAATCCAAATGCGAAGTATACCAAGGTAAATTTACTTCTGTAAGTAATGCTGTTTCTACCGCAATAATTACACCTTCTGGAAGCGTTACTTGACTCTTATCCCAAGGAACTCGTTTAAAGGACATGGCCTTGTCCCATGGAATAAATTCGTGATAGCTCCAGTCAATATTTGCAGAGCGTTCCTTATGTAATTGATATAATTCTTTAAGGCGTGGTTCTAAGCGTATATCCAAATCTGAATTTAACATTATCTTTTCTCCTTTAGTTGTTTTTCTAACTTTAAACCATTTGAATTTTTTTAACAAATATAATATAAATCTAGTTATAAATAATTCTCTGTTTCCATAGTCGAATGGTACGTCAACACTAAATCAAACAACTTTTTTAAGGGCTGCGTTTCGATAAGTGACAGGGCTGGTATAGCCCAGACTGCTGTGTAGACGGACATGGTTGTACCAATTCACGTAATCAAACAGTTCAAGCGCTAGCTGGTTAAGCGTGTCAAAGCACATTCCGTTGATGAGTTCCGTCTTCAAAATCTTGAACGTGGCTTCCGCCACCGCATTATCGTAAGGGGTTCCTTTTTGGCTCAGCGACCGTTCGATTTGGTGCGTCTTTAATAGCGCATCGATGCCGGTGTTCTTGAATTCAGATCCGCGGTCCGTATGGAACAGCTTCACGGCTCCCAAGTCGCCTTTGACCGATGCGAAGGCACGTTGAACCAGGGCAGCGTCTTTACGCTCGCCCAGACTGTACCCCACAATTTCACGGTTGTATAAATCGAGAAGGAAACAAATATAGTTCCAGCGGCCGCCAACCTTTACATACGTCAGGTCGCTGACCAACACGGCGTTTTTCGCTGCCGGATTGAATTGGCGGTTCAGCACATTCCGGTATGTCGCTTCATTGGGAGGCGTGACCATCGGTTTGTAGGATGGCAGCGCGTATTTCGATTGGATGCCAAGTGACGCCATGAGGCGTCCAATACGGCGTCTCGAGATCACCCATTTCTTTCTGTTCGCCAACTCTTTTTTCAGCTTGCGTGTGCCATAGACGCGGCGATTCTCGTGAAAGATCGCCCAGATTTCGTCTTTCAACTCCTGTTCTGCTTGGGCTTTTTGGTGTGCTTTTTCTACCGAAACGGAAGTCTCATAGTAAAAGGTGCTGCGGGCAATTTGGAGGACAGTGCACATTGCTGATACTGAATAGAGGTGTTGATTCTGTTGGATAATCTCTATTTTCGTCCCATGATCAGCGCCGCTTGCTTTAAAATATCCACTTCCATCTCCAACTGCTTATTTCGTTTTTTGTAGGCAAGCAATTCCGTTTCCAAAGGGCTTCGGTTATCTTTTTCCTCGAACGAGCCAGTTTGATTGGATTGGGCAATCCACCGATCGAGGGCGGAAGCCGTCAGGTCGTATTCCCGGACAATATCCGGTCGGCTTTTTCCGCCTGCGTGCAGCGCGACGACCTGTTTTTTGAATTCTGGGGAAAATGTTCGTCTTTTTTGTGGCATGGTAGATTCTCCTCACGTATAGTGGACTATTCTACGCCCCCTTATTTTTTCTGTCCAACTAAGTGTAGACTATCCAGAATGGTATATTTGTAAGAAGAATTCGACAAACTTCATAGTAAGTAAACAGTACGATTTGATGAAGTCGTAATGAGGGTACGGATTCCTTAGAGGTTGAGCAGCTATAAAAACTGATGAAGGTGGCGATTGGTCGTGAAAAAGAAATTCCCAATTATTGAAACAGATAGATTGATTTTACGAGAGGTACTAAAAGAAGATTCAGCTGATATGTTCCTCTATTTATCTGATAAAGAGGTAATGAAACATATGGGGCTAGAACCTTTTCAGACCCAAAAAGAGACACTCGATGAAATTGGCTGGTACCAAACCATATTCAAAGAGGCCACAGGAATTAGATGGGGAATAACACATAAAGAAAATGGAAGAGTTATTGGAAGTTGTGGTTTTTTTAATACGCACCCTGAGCATTCCCGAGCTGAGATCGGTTATGAATTAAGCAAAGAGTATTGGGGTAAAGGCATTGCTAGTGAAGCATTGGAAGCTATCATTCATTATGGGTTTCAACACTTCCAATTAGAACGCGTTGAAGCATTAGTCGAGCCTGCTAATTCTGCTTCCTTAAAACTGTTAGAGAAAAACGGATTTAAACAAGAAGGATTATTAAGACATTATGAATTTACTTGTGGCAAATTCGATGATTTATACATATATTCTATTTTAAAAGGTGATGTGGTCACTACTTAAAAAAATTTTACTTATTGAAGAACACTTACTGAGTAATCATTTTAGGAAAGAGTAGCTGTAGCTCTTCTTTTTTGTTTGTATTTATCATCCGACCACTTTTTTCAATCTTCTCTTTACTTCCTTTACTACTTCATCTACACTAGAGCCATCGGGAATAACCCGAACACAAAAACCGCATACGTTTTCTGCACTAGGGGTGCCCACTTTGGCTGAGATGCAAGCGCAAGCTTCGATCCCTTAAAACTCGATCAGGATAATACCTGCGTGAGGAAGTGTGGCGCATTTCTGAAATAATTCTTTTCATTATTTGTAGACTATGGCTGCATCTTCACGGATGCGGTCTTTTTTGTGCAAATTTTTAAGGAGGAATTAGAATATGGAACCACTACAATGCGGTATGAGTCCAATTGTCGGATTTCGTTTTTCACTCCATCCGATGGCTAGTAATTTTGTCAAAGTAATTAAAGGAGCGTTAACCGACATCGACACCTCGAACGTTTGGTTGCATACGGATGATGTTTCGACAATTATACGCGGTAAGCAAATTCACGTTTTCAATGTTGCCAAAGCACTGACGTTGCACACAGCAAAAACTGGAGAACATGTCGCACTTTCCGGTACCTTTTCGATTGGCTGTCCTGGTGATTCGTCAGGAGATGTCTTTTTAGAAAAAGATGATGTGTTGTTAAATACAGACAAAACACAACAATACGTGTCATCTCAATTTGCGCTGTACCCAATGAACAACCCAGATTACATGGCGGTTATTTACCATGAAGTTGAGCGTGCCAAACAACAAGGTGTTTTTAATGACTCCATGCATTACGCAAGTGGTATTGACGGCGATATTCATGACGTATTCTCTTTTTATGAACAAGCATTCACTAATGCCCTTTCCGACAAACATCGCCATTTGGTGATGACTGTGTCCATGAGCATTAACAGTCCGTCGCACGGAGGTTCGTAAAATGCTGAAATCGTGGAAATTAAAAGAAGTCATTTTGATGTCATTATTTGCAGTTGTCTTTGGTATTGTCTATTTATTGTTTGTTCACGCAGCAAACATTTGGGCAGCTGTAATTGGTCCACTCGCTTATGAATGGATGTTTGGCATTTGGTTTATTGTATCAATTATCTGCATGTATATTATTCGTAAGCCTGGCGCTGCCTTTCTTTCTGAAACGATAGCTTCAGCCATTGAAGTCCTCATTGGTAATGCCGTTGGTCCACGTCTTATTTTATCTGGCGTCATTCAAGGACTTGGCGCTGAAGCCATATTTGCAATGACCGGCTATAAACATTTTAATGTTTTAGTGCTCATGCTTGCCGGAATTGGCTCAGCTGTTTTTAGCTTTGTTTACGGTTACTTTATTTCAGGTTATGCAGTACTAGATCCGTCTTTTATCGCATTAATGTTTACAATTCGTGTCCTTAGTGGTGCGATTATTGCAGGAATTGGCGGGAAGTATATTGGTGACGTTTTACTTGCGACTGGCTCACTTCGGGGTTATGCCATTTCACGTACGAAAAAAGGTGATATCAATGTCTGAAGAGATTTTCTTTTTAAACAGGCTTTCTTTTCGCTTTCCTGAAGATGAGGAAAAAACCTTAGACAAGCTTTCATTCTCGGTTTACCGAGGTGAAAAGCTTGTCATTTCAGGGCCCAGTGGTTGTGGAAAAAGTACGCTTCTTTATTTATTGAATCGCTTGTACCCTGACAACTGCGACGGCATAATAGATGGGGAAATTCTTCTATTTAAGAAAGCAGCTGATGAGTATGCACCTGGGGAAATCAATCACCGCGTCGCGACTGTCTTTCAAGATCCCGATTCACAGTTTTGCATGCCAACTGTTGAAGAAGAACTGGCATTTACACTAGAAAATTTGCATACACCATTTGAAGAAATGAAGATGCGCATCATAGAAGTTCTAAAACTAACAGGATTAATACATTTGCGAAAAGCTGTAATCCAATCTTTATCTGGTGGAATCAAACAACGCATTGCAACTGCTTGTGCGTTAATCATGGATCCTGAAGTGTTATTGCTTGATGAACCACTTGCTCACTTGGATCCTTACACAGCCAGACAATATATCAACTGGCTAAAGGAGCTACAAGTAAAATCGAAGTTGACAATCGTCGTGGTTGAGCACCGGTTGAGCAGTTGGGGAACCTTTTTCGAAAGAGAAATTCAACTTGATAATAATGGCCATTTAGTAGCTGATCGTCCATTTGTATCAAGAGAACCGGTTGTATTTCCACAACGACAGTGTGCCATCCAAGAGAACACGGCGCTACATGCTGAAAAGCTATCCGTGACGATCAAAAACCGACAATTGCTTGCTCCTCTCTCTTTTCTAGTTGAGCGAGGCGAAGTAGTTGTTATTGCAGGACCTAATGGCAGTGGTAAATCGACACTCGTAAAGACGTTATGTGGTGTTTATAAAAAGACAACCGGTACGATCGAGTCAGATAGCATTGGTTACGTTCCACAATCCCCTGAGTATTTATTTTTAACACAAAAAGTTAGCGAAGAAGTCGCTTATTCAAGAACTTCTAGCCGATCAGAACTTGCAAAATTAATGACCAACCTGCGTCTGAAGGAAATCGCTAACGTTCATCCTTTCTGTATTAGCCACGGACAAAAAAGGCGTGTAGCAATAGCCGCGATGCTTGCTGATAAACGGTCAGTACTATTAATGGACGAACCAACTTCTGGACAAGATGCTGCAGCACTTTTAGAACTGTTTGAATTAATCGACCGGCGTTCTCACGAAGGCACAACTTTGCTAATCGTTACGCACGATATGGAATTTGCTGCGAGCATTGCTGACTCAGTCTTACTAATCAAAGATGGACAGCTAACTGGGAAATTTGCCGCAAAAGATCTGTGGCAAAACGACAGACTACTGCTATCTCACCATTTACTGGCACCTAAAGGAGTGACACGTCTTGCGGAATCTTTTGCATGACATGAATCCTTCTGTAAAATTCGTTTTGGTCACAGTGTCAATGCTTGTCCTTTCACTGTTCTTTAATCCATGGACGCCACTATTATTTTGGCTAAGTATCTTTTTTTTGCAACTCACAATGAGTCGTACCAACTGGAAGTTGTGGCTTTTGTTTATGATTCCTTTTTCAATTGGTGCTTTCGGCTATTTATGGACCACCGTCGTCTTTGGTGCAGATACAGGTGGAACCATTATTTGGTCGTTTGCAGGAATTGACGTGACCGGTGCGCAATGGGCGCATGCTTTATCTCTTGCCTTTCGCGTTATGGCATTCTCGACATTGTCTTTGCTATTCGCTTTTACGACCGATCCAGTGAAGTTTATCTTGAGTCTTATGCAGCAATTAAAGCTTTCTCCAAAGCTTGCATATGGTGTAATGGTTGGTTACCAGTTTTTACCGGTGATGAAAGATGAATTCATACAAATTCAACAAGCCCAAAGACTACGCGGTGCAGAAATTCAAAAATATAGTTGGAAACGACTCGTAGCCATCCGTCGTGTACTGATCCCAATGCTTACAGGTGCTGTCAGAAAAGCTGAACGATCCGCTTTTGCTATGGAAGCGCGTGGTTTTACAGGTAAACCAAGAAGTGCTTATTACCGACCTATTCGCCTAAGACGCTTAGATGTGTTAATGTCTGGTATTTTTATGACGATCCTACTTGTCAGCTGTCTCATTGGCAGTTGGTTGAGCTAAAATAATGGTCAGAGTGTTCGAAAAGAAAAATCCTTGGACTAAGGATTTTTCTCTTTTTATAGTACTACTTTTTTTGACTTTTATTTTAATAACCTTGTGCAGTATTTTACATGTATAATGACAAAATCAGTTACTCTAGACCATGCTCTTGATTTTGATCTAATAGATATTTTTCTACTAATTTAAGCAGTCAAAATAAACACATATTTTCTAAAGTTCATTCCATAATAAAAAACCACTGCCTCAGCATGCTGACAAAAGCAAGTTGAAATAGTGGTTTTTAACTCTTAGATTCTGAATGATAATCGGCTTGGTCTTGCGTTTATTTATCATGCTTTTTTCTATTAATCAGATAAACTAAAAAAGCAATACACACAATGATTATTGCAGTTATCCAATTGATTCGTCCTGCTTCTTCATCTAAATCTGCTTTGACTAACGGGGATTTTGTTTCAGTTATTGATACTCCCGCAATCTGCGTTTCAATCGCTATGTATTTTGAAAACACTTGCTTTGTGCGGCTACCCAAAAAAAGAACTTCAGCTGGGCATCTACTTGTCGACTGCTTAACCTTTCTTGATAGTGACAGTTTTTGCGACTGAAGATCCATTCGCAAGTTATCAGGTTGTACTTTACTGGCTACAATTACGCTGTTCGATGATTTTTCATACACCTCATCGGTCATAGCTTGACCAAACACGATTAAGCTCAGCACAAGCAGCAACATCAGTTTCTTCATCTGTCTCCGCTCCAATTTGACCGTTTTTTTCAGTAATGCAGCTATTTTAGTTAAAAATTTACTAACAGAAACTCTGTGCAAATACTAAGAATTCATCGGCAATTAAAGTTCTACAGGTGCTGAGCAGAGCATCTGCAGAACTTTAATTGCCGCCATAAATCGCTAAAATCATTTCATT includes these proteins:
- a CDS encoding GNAT family N-acetyltransferase — translated: MVYLGDKPLLVGKTVILRPFKDEDFPFIEECLKDPEVLKLTGSDSDFNQEATLHWYNTRNRQTDRLDLAIVDPSQDFLVGEVVINAYDEKNHSMNFRILIGPKGRNQGLGTEATRLTIDYVFENTTLNQLTLSVFDFNPRARHVYEKVGFVPSSIDKNDLEFQGEWIDSINMKLTRENWLNRTK
- a CDS encoding ribonuclease E inhibitor RraB; the protein is MTVFPNDEDGQVLKMLSKQGVDFTEPQNVDFVIAVPAKKNDKAILETLRSEGFNCELEQDEETEEWTCYCFITMLLKYKEIVDIQKRLDELSKPHDGYTEGWGLMVN
- the relB gene encoding type II toxin-antitoxin system RelB family antitoxin codes for the protein MATISLRVDERDSKLIRDYAKLKKTSVSDLMRNAIIEKIEDEIDLEHFDRVLANVEKTYSLDEVKKELGL
- a CDS encoding type II toxin-antitoxin system RelE family toxin, with protein sequence MYTVRFSEVALKKLKKMDRYQASLLVGWIEKNLNNCDDPRTQGKALVANHKGKWRYRVGDYRILALIEDEKIVITIIDVGHRKDIYE
- a CDS encoding RepB family plasmid replication initiator protein, which gives rise to MLGLEGLDSNVIFKGVVEELLSKVVEIPREHGDWMMTHWIESVKYVEGSNVIRFGLSPDIKPYFMRLKRYLFP
- a CDS encoding acyl-ACP desaturase — protein: MLNSDLDIRLEPRLKELYQLHKERSANIDWSYHEFIPWDKAMSFKRVPWDKSQVTLPEGVIIAVETALLTEVNLPWYTSHLDYTFKNSMEVINDFVRTWTAEEDQHSNLLETYLLVTRNVDPVRLHALRKRVVESGWFPDFTNPLATMAYTTLQELATLVFYNNVAKVAGLYDKDLATLLRRVAKDEALHYAFYRDTVKAHLELDPNFIVFFEKVIINFSMPGAVMPDFKDRMKTIAIDTNYGPLQYFDQVLDVVIKYWDIANLQPTSEDAKQSQANILKYHGRLKRIKERQEKNKR
- a CDS encoding IS3 family transposase (programmed frameshift) gives rise to the protein MPQKRRTFSPEFKKQVVALHAGGKSRPDIVREYDLTASALDRWIAQSNQTGSFEEKDNRSPLETELLAYKKRNKQLEMEVDIFKASGADHGTKIEIIQQNQHLYSVSAMCTVLQIARSTFYYETSVSVEKAHQKAQAEQELKDEIWAIFHENRRVYGTRKLKKELANRKKWVISRRRIGRLMASLGIQSKYALPSYKPMVTPPNEATYRNVLNRQFNPAAKNAVLVSDLTYVKVGGRWNYICFLLDLYNREIVGYSLGERKDAALVQRAFASVKGDLGAVKLFHTDRGSEFKNTGIDALLKTHQIERSLSQKGTPYDNAVAEATFKILKTELINGMCFDTLNQLALELFDYVNWYNHVRLHSSLGYTSPVTYRNAALKKVV
- a CDS encoding GNAT family N-acetyltransferase — its product is MKKKFPIIETDRLILREVLKEDSADMFLYLSDKEVMKHMGLEPFQTQKETLDEIGWYQTIFKEATGIRWGITHKENGRVIGSCGFFNTHPEHSRAEIGYELSKEYWGKGIASEALEAIIHYGFQHFQLERVEALVEPANSASLKLLEKNGFKQEGLLRHYEFTCGKFDDLYIYSILKGDVVTT
- a CDS encoding YkoF family thiamine/hydroxymethylpyrimidine-binding protein, with the protein product MEPLQCGMSPIVGFRFSLHPMASNFVKVIKGALTDIDTSNVWLHTDDVSTIIRGKQIHVFNVAKALTLHTAKTGEHVALSGTFSIGCPGDSSGDVFLEKDDVLLNTDKTQQYVSSQFALYPMNNPDYMAVIYHEVERAKQQGVFNDSMHYASGIDGDIHDVFSFYEQAFTNALSDKHRHLVMTVSMSINSPSHGGS
- a CDS encoding ECF transporter S component, which encodes MLKSWKLKEVILMSLFAVVFGIVYLLFVHAANIWAAVIGPLAYEWMFGIWFIVSIICMYIIRKPGAAFLSETIASAIEVLIGNAVGPRLILSGVIQGLGAEAIFAMTGYKHFNVLVLMLAGIGSAVFSFVYGYFISGYAVLDPSFIALMFTIRVLSGAIIAGIGGKYIGDVLLATGSLRGYAISRTKKGDINV